Proteins encoded by one window of Teretinema zuelzerae:
- a CDS encoding bifunctional anthranilate synthase component II/anthranilate phosphoribosyltransferase: protein MIVLIDNYDSFTYNVYQYLARLSPEEIRVVRNDEATVAEIAALNPSRLVISPGPGRPENAGISVEALRYFAGKIPILGVCLGHQAIGYAFGGTIVGAKFIKHGIAEEMTLDGKGVFRTVGKKGTFTRYHSLVIEESSLPACLEVTARAADGDIMGVRHTEFDIEGVQFHPESIAATQGEAVLKAFLSYRREGLNFSAVLSSLMEGKDMSREEAEIFMEDLTEGSLDERQTSAILTAISSKGPAASEIAGCASVLCRKKKNVPISKDLTDIVGTGGDCLGSFNISSMAALVAAACGVPIAKHGNRAVSSKSGSADFYETLGIKIDIPAEQAARVIEETNFGFLFAPVYHSAMRFAAPVRKLLGVKTIMNLVGPLSNPAGAVYQMLGVYDPKLMKPVAEASRMLGSRRVMVVCSRDGMDEISPCADTAVIEIGEDGVSREYLIHPSDFNIPACTLDDLLGGDAKENVRLAMELLEGKGKSGLLHAVALNAGATVYISGKAKTLREGYERALAAVADGSASAKIEQVREASRG from the coding sequence ATGATAGTGCTCATCGACAATTACGATTCGTTTACCTATAACGTATACCAATATCTGGCCCGCCTCTCCCCGGAGGAAATCCGCGTCGTCCGGAACGACGAGGCGACCGTCGCTGAAATTGCGGCGCTGAATCCCAGCCGCCTGGTGATTTCCCCCGGTCCGGGCCGCCCGGAGAACGCAGGAATCAGCGTTGAAGCCCTGCGTTATTTCGCCGGCAAGATCCCGATTCTCGGCGTCTGCCTCGGCCATCAGGCTATCGGCTACGCCTTCGGCGGAACAATCGTCGGCGCAAAATTCATCAAGCACGGCATCGCCGAAGAAATGACCCTCGACGGCAAGGGCGTGTTCCGCACCGTCGGCAAAAAAGGAACCTTCACCCGCTATCACAGCCTCGTCATCGAGGAATCGAGCCTTCCTGCCTGCCTCGAAGTCACCGCTCGCGCCGCCGACGGAGACATCATGGGCGTTCGCCATACCGAGTTCGATATCGAAGGCGTGCAGTTCCATCCAGAGTCCATAGCCGCGACTCAGGGAGAGGCCGTTTTGAAAGCCTTCCTCTCGTACCGCCGCGAGGGCCTCAATTTCAGCGCCGTCCTCTCTTCATTAATGGAAGGAAAAGACATGAGCCGCGAAGAGGCCGAGATCTTCATGGAGGATTTGACGGAAGGCTCCCTGGACGAACGGCAAACCAGCGCTATCCTGACCGCTATCTCCTCTAAGGGTCCTGCGGCCTCGGAAATCGCCGGCTGCGCCTCCGTTTTGTGCCGGAAAAAGAAGAACGTCCCGATCTCAAAGGATTTGACGGACATCGTCGGGACCGGCGGCGACTGCCTCGGAAGCTTCAATATCAGCTCCATGGCCGCCCTTGTCGCGGCCGCCTGCGGCGTTCCCATCGCGAAGCACGGAAACCGCGCGGTCTCAAGCAAATCAGGTTCGGCGGATTTTTATGAAACCCTCGGCATCAAAATCGATATACCGGCGGAACAGGCTGCGCGCGTCATCGAAGAGACAAACTTCGGCTTTCTCTTCGCTCCCGTCTATCACAGCGCGATGCGCTTCGCCGCTCCCGTGCGCAAGCTACTCGGCGTAAAAACCATCATGAATCTGGTCGGTCCGCTGTCGAATCCCGCCGGAGCCGTCTACCAAATGCTCGGCGTCTACGACCCCAAGCTGATGAAGCCGGTCGCGGAAGCCTCCAGGATGCTCGGTTCGCGCCGCGTGATGGTGGTGTGCAGCCGCGACGGAATGGACGAGATTTCTCCGTGCGCCGACACCGCCGTCATCGAAATCGGCGAAGACGGAGTGTCCCGCGAATATTTGATTCATCCCTCTGACTTCAATATTCCCGCCTGCACACTCGACGATCTTTTGGGCGGAGACGCGAAGGAAAACGTCCGCCTCGCCATGGAGCTGCTGGAAGGGAAGGGGAAAAGCGGCCTTCTCCACGCCGTCGCGCTGAACGCCGGCGCCACCGTGTATATTTCAGGGAAGGCGAAGACGCTCCGGGAAGGATACGAGCGCGCCCTCGCAGCCGTCGCCGACGGTTCCGCGAGCGCGAAAATCGAGCAGGTTCGGGAGGCGAGCCGTGGCTGA
- a CDS encoding anthranilate synthase component I family protein: MNLKRGDAIVTSIPGERYTPFALAKKLGALAILESASFTHGRDRYSIILAREAFRIREDDSGVRFTIEGVDVPFTEGDILDAQMSVASQNVLPPDGIPLPGAGIGFLGYEFCARCDTIALSSQEDSTGIPESEFIVGHVYLVFDHFTDTIHILALNYEQHEIDLEAAVAEIKARLGDLDFSYLAPPAESSSCSVATDLGKSHDEFVSGVRSIKEDIVAGNLLQCVMSRRLVLESAESALEVYRRLRSKSPSPYLFYLDFGGYQLVGASPESLVRVRDSVASIRPIAGTRRRGKNAAEDAVLREELLADPKERAEHLMLVDLARNDLGRVCLPGTVRLTRNMEVEMFSHVMHIVSDVVGQTGNGGNGLSGKPARGIDVLRSAFPAGTVSGAPKIRAIETLSRLEREKRSFYAGAVGYIEPDGDLDFCIAIRCALKKGKFWTLQAGAGIVHASDPEREWEETNEKLMAMRSVLEGEKK, encoded by the coding sequence ATGAATCTGAAACGCGGCGACGCTATCGTAACTTCAATACCCGGCGAACGGTATACGCCCTTCGCCCTTGCGAAAAAACTGGGAGCTCTGGCTATTCTCGAATCCGCGTCCTTCACGCACGGTCGGGACCGGTATTCCATCATCCTCGCCCGGGAAGCCTTCCGGATACGGGAAGATGATTCTGGCGTCCGTTTCACCATCGAAGGCGTCGATGTTCCCTTTACCGAAGGAGACATACTCGACGCCCAGATGTCTGTAGCTTCCCAGAACGTCCTGCCGCCGGACGGAATTCCCCTTCCCGGCGCCGGAATCGGTTTTCTCGGCTACGAGTTCTGCGCCCGCTGCGACACAATCGCGCTTTCCTCCCAGGAAGACTCGACCGGAATTCCCGAATCCGAGTTCATCGTCGGCCACGTGTACCTGGTATTCGATCATTTCACAGACACCATCCATATTCTCGCCCTGAATTACGAGCAGCACGAGATTGATCTTGAAGCGGCCGTCGCGGAGATCAAGGCTCGGCTCGGCGATCTCGATTTTTCGTATCTCGCCCCGCCCGCGGAATCTTCTTCCTGCTCTGTCGCGACTGATCTCGGGAAGAGCCATGACGAATTCGTTTCGGGTGTCCGCAGCATAAAAGAAGACATCGTCGCGGGGAACCTCCTTCAATGCGTCATGTCCCGCCGCCTCGTCCTTGAATCGGCGGAATCCGCCCTCGAGGTATACCGGCGCCTCCGCTCGAAAAGCCCGTCCCCCTATCTTTTTTATCTGGATTTCGGCGGCTACCAGCTGGTCGGCGCCTCTCCGGAAAGCCTCGTGCGCGTGCGCGATTCCGTCGCTTCGATCAGGCCGATAGCCGGCACCCGCAGGCGCGGAAAAAACGCGGCCGAGGACGCGGTGCTCCGCGAAGAGCTTCTCGCGGACCCCAAGGAGCGGGCTGAGCATCTGATGCTCGTGGATCTGGCCCGCAACGATCTCGGCCGCGTCTGCCTTCCCGGAACAGTCAGGCTCACACGCAATATGGAAGTCGAAATGTTCAGCCATGTGATGCACATCGTATCGGACGTGGTCGGCCAAACCGGAAACGGCGGAAACGGCTTGTCCGGAAAGCCTGCCCGCGGAATCGACGTGCTGCGCTCGGCCTTTCCCGCCGGCACCGTTTCGGGCGCTCCCAAGATACGGGCGATCGAAACCCTGTCCCGGCTCGAGCGCGAGAAGCGTTCCTTCTATGCGGGAGCGGTCGGTTACATCGAACCGGACGGCGACCTCGACTTCTGCATCGCGATCCGCTGCGCCCTGAAAAAAGGTAAATTCTGGACGCTTCAGGCCGGCGCGGGAATCGTCCACGCTTCGGACCCCGAGCGCGAATGGGAAGAAACAAACGAGAAGCTGATGGCAATGCGGTCTGTGCTGGAAGGAGAGAAGAAATGA
- a CDS encoding restriction endonuclease: protein MNAPNAPRNILVRKASGEEESFEPEKLLQSLRSAGADDAMANEILADIEKWLTNGTPTRKIYARALSLLGHRTKSAAGRYRIKDALMELGNSGRPFEIFVGEIFKAKGYEVETGIVVQGKSITHEMDVIATGHGRQHLVECKYSQMQGNHVSIQVPLYVHSRINDIVALRQTLNEYRNLRFTGWIATNTRFSTDSIQYSSDYSLELLSWDYPRGESLRNIIERDRIFPVTILSALNPKEKVSLIARDIVTCGQLAANRGVLKDMGISGKKETILLDELGMIETGR from the coding sequence ATGAACGCACCAAACGCACCGCGAAACATACTCGTCCGCAAAGCCTCCGGGGAAGAAGAATCGTTCGAGCCGGAAAAGCTCCTGCAATCGCTGCGATCGGCCGGCGCCGACGATGCAATGGCGAATGAAATTCTCGCGGACATAGAGAAATGGCTTACGAACGGTACGCCGACCCGAAAAATTTACGCGCGCGCGCTATCCCTGCTCGGCCACCGCACGAAGAGCGCGGCCGGAAGATACCGCATAAAAGACGCACTCATGGAGCTGGGCAACTCGGGTCGACCCTTCGAAATATTCGTCGGAGAGATTTTCAAGGCGAAGGGATACGAGGTGGAAACCGGAATCGTGGTTCAGGGGAAAAGCATCACCCACGAAATGGATGTAATCGCAACGGGACACGGAAGGCAGCACCTGGTGGAATGCAAGTACAGCCAGATGCAGGGAAACCACGTAAGCATCCAGGTGCCGCTCTATGTCCACTCGCGGATCAACGATATCGTGGCGCTCAGGCAAACCCTGAACGAATACCGGAATCTCAGATTTACCGGATGGATCGCCACCAACACACGCTTTTCAACCGATTCGATACAGTATTCATCCGATTACAGTCTCGAGCTGCTCTCCTGGGACTATCCGCGCGGAGAATCCCTCAGGAACATCATTGAACGGGACAGAATTTTTCCGGTCACGATACTTTCCGCCCTGAATCCGAAGGAGAAAGTCTCGCTCATAGCCCGGGATATCGTTACCTGCGGCCAGCTCGCGGCAAACAGAGGCGTTCTCAAGGATATGGGAATATCCGGTAAAAAGGAGACGATTCTCCTGGACGAGCTGGGAATGATTGAAACGGGAAGATAA
- a CDS encoding ABC transporter ATP-binding protein — protein MNSITERISSKDEIVMDKVGMTYQADGGKSVAALSEVSFSIHKGEFISLLGPSGCGKTTLLRIIADLIKPTTGKVFVAGDTPESARKSRKYGIVFQNSVLYDWRSVRANIQLPLEVMRVPKPEWKERIDSMLELVGLSDFGSHYPHQLSGGMQQRVSIARALAINPEILLMDEPFSALDEFTREKLHEDLLRIWRRTNKTIVFVTHNIAESAYLSDRVCVLSPHPGRLSAVVDVDLPRPRTAELRQKPEFHALVAKIRNSFEGV, from the coding sequence ATGAACAGCATCACAGAGCGAATAAGCAGTAAAGACGAAATCGTCATGGACAAAGTCGGAATGACGTATCAAGCGGACGGAGGAAAAAGCGTCGCAGCCCTCTCCGAGGTATCCTTTTCCATCCATAAGGGGGAGTTCATCTCCCTCCTCGGACCCTCCGGCTGCGGAAAAACCACTCTCCTGCGCATCATCGCGGATTTGATCAAACCGACTACGGGCAAGGTTTTCGTCGCTGGAGATACGCCCGAATCCGCGCGGAAAAGCAGAAAGTACGGAATCGTATTCCAGAATTCGGTGTTGTACGACTGGAGGAGCGTTCGGGCGAACATACAGCTTCCCCTCGAGGTTATGAGAGTGCCGAAGCCGGAATGGAAGGAGAGAATCGATTCCATGCTGGAGCTCGTGGGACTGTCGGACTTCGGTTCGCATTATCCGCATCAACTTTCCGGAGGCATGCAGCAGCGGGTGTCCATCGCCCGGGCGTTGGCCATCAATCCTGAAATTCTGCTCATGGACGAACCTTTTTCCGCGCTGGATGAATTCACGCGAGAGAAGCTGCACGAAGATTTATTGCGCATTTGGAGAAGGACAAACAAGACGATCGTTTTCGTAACGCACAACATAGCCGAATCGGCATATCTTTCGGACCGGGTGTGCGTCCTGTCGCCTCATCCGGGAAGGCTTTCCGCGGTCGTCGACGTCGATCTGCCGCGCCCCCGCACGGCGGAACTCAGGCAGAAACCTGAATTTCACGCTCTCGTGGCGAAAATTCGCAACAGCTTCGAGGGAGTATGA
- a CDS encoding ABC transporter permease, whose protein sequence is MKTGSLLSNEKLIPCVWTIGLAVLWEGVAFILAEIVQDQMAGMRLPYLHDILITLVQNAGFLAGASATTLSRAILGFAAGAAAGFLLAIAMSLYSRLEKALYPYLLLSQMIPILGLAPVVVSIVRKAQIGPYTIAASDITRVIIAGYITFFPVATNILSGLKSVDRDKRNLMYSYAAGKPTVYAKLMIPFCVPYLFTGMKIAAPLAITASILVDSLGAAEGIGYNLTYALYTGAYPVFWASVLCSAALGIAGYSVAAFFERICLPWKTAVQKKEAGV, encoded by the coding sequence ATGAAAACCGGATCGCTCCTGTCGAACGAAAAGCTCATCCCCTGTGTGTGGACTATCGGACTGGCCGTTCTCTGGGAAGGAGTCGCCTTCATTCTTGCGGAAATCGTTCAGGATCAAATGGCCGGGATGAGGCTCCCCTACCTTCACGACATCCTGATCACGCTCGTTCAGAATGCGGGATTTCTCGCAGGAGCGAGCGCCACGACGCTGAGCCGCGCGATTCTGGGATTCGCGGCAGGCGCGGCCGCGGGGTTTCTGCTGGCTATCGCAATGAGCCTCTACTCCCGGCTCGAGAAGGCTTTGTACCCCTATCTGCTGCTTTCGCAGATGATTCCGATCCTGGGGCTCGCGCCGGTCGTGGTGTCGATCGTGAGAAAGGCGCAGATCGGTCCGTACACAATCGCCGCGAGCGATATTACCAGGGTCATAATCGCCGGATACATCACGTTTTTTCCGGTGGCGACGAACATACTGTCCGGCTTGAAAAGCGTAGATCGGGACAAACGCAATCTGATGTATTCCTACGCCGCGGGCAAACCGACGGTGTACGCGAAACTCATGATTCCCTTCTGCGTGCCGTATCTTTTCACCGGCATGAAGATAGCGGCTCCTCTCGCGATCACCGCATCGATTCTTGTCGACAGCCTCGGCGCGGCGGAAGGAATCGGATACAACCTGACCTACGCGTTGTATACAGGCGCCTACCCGGTGTTCTGGGCAAGCGTTCTGTGCAGCGCCGCCTTGGGAATCGCCGGATACAGCGTCGCCGCTTTCTTCGAGAGAATTTGCCTTCCGTGGAAGACTGCAGTTCAGAAAAAGGAGGCGGGAGTATGA
- a CDS encoding ABC transporter permease — protein MTGKLQKAVKRLWKDAEGFVLPALFGILIIAFWEKKVFHALLGVKVLQLPIPSRITAVFLENAHRMAPDSLATLNTALSGMILGSLAGFAVALIATMFPKWGAGALTLLSAMNAVPVVALSPIMNVWFADAESAKTAVVAIVCMVAMAANAFRGMNDTKQFALDLMKSYAGSKRQIFLKLRLPNSVPYVFTGLRINVAAAMIGAIVSEYFSPASKGLGYGIRNRLSTGQFPLGWAYIIAASLIGIALYAAVAALERWATTHRQV, from the coding sequence ATGACCGGAAAGCTGCAAAAAGCCGTCAAGAGGTTATGGAAGGACGCGGAGGGATTCGTTCTTCCGGCGCTGTTCGGGATCCTTATCATCGCGTTCTGGGAGAAAAAGGTGTTCCACGCGCTCCTGGGAGTCAAGGTGCTCCAGTTGCCGATACCGAGCAGAATAACGGCGGTGTTTCTGGAAAATGCGCACCGCATGGCGCCGGACTCGCTGGCGACTCTGAACACGGCGCTTTCAGGCATGATTCTGGGGTCTTTGGCGGGATTCGCGGTCGCGCTCATTGCGACCATGTTTCCCAAATGGGGAGCGGGCGCGCTTACGCTGCTTTCCGCAATGAACGCGGTTCCGGTCGTCGCTCTTTCGCCGATCATGAACGTCTGGTTTGCCGACGCGGAAAGCGCGAAGACGGCTGTGGTCGCGATCGTCTGCATGGTCGCCATGGCCGCGAACGCGTTCAGGGGAATGAACGACACAAAACAGTTCGCTCTCGATCTTATGAAGTCGTACGCGGGTTCGAAGCGGCAGATATTCCTGAAGCTTCGGCTGCCGAACAGCGTTCCCTACGTCTTTACCGGACTCAGGATCAATGTAGCGGCGGCCATGATCGGAGCCATAGTAAGCGAGTATTTTTCCCCGGCCAGCAAGGGCTTGGGATACGGAATCAGAAACCGGCTCTCGACGGGTCAATTCCCGTTGGGGTGGGCATATATCATCGCAGCGTCGCTCATCGGCATCGCATTGTACGCGGCCGTAGCGGCTCTGGAGCGCTGGGCAACGACGCACAGACAAGTTTGA
- a CDS encoding ABC transporter substrate-binding protein, translating into MQALKRNRIVTTAVLAASMAASAWAGGTAEAAGAAKTDELTLHLKWLPQAQFMGYYVADAMGYYAEEGLKVTITPCDGTIPPEQGVSTGTADIGVTWVPTLLTYKAQGYDFVEVAQIYQKSGLLLIAKKTSGISSAKDITASTKVGNWGLGNEYEVKALLQKLGLPTGYTNQDFTMNGFHRGDIDLASAMTYNEYGLVINSYQGALGYGKDNVTVIDMNAEGVAMMEDCLFVSKEWLSDKKNEDKLVRFLRASLKGWKTACEDTDKAAEIVMKAGSSISLEHQKFMAAEVKKLVSPDAAPIGSFNQAKLAQTLDLTQRYAELGDSSAMKALKAMKLTDLYTDTYYQLAAK; encoded by the coding sequence ATGCAGGCACTCAAGCGAAACAGGATTGTTACAACGGCGGTTCTCGCGGCGTCCATGGCGGCGTCCGCGTGGGCGGGAGGAACGGCGGAAGCGGCGGGAGCGGCAAAAACCGACGAGCTGACGCTCCATCTGAAATGGCTCCCCCAGGCGCAATTCATGGGCTATTACGTCGCGGACGCGATGGGCTACTACGCCGAGGAAGGTTTGAAGGTGACGATTACGCCGTGCGACGGAACCATACCGCCGGAGCAGGGAGTCAGCACCGGAACGGCGGACATCGGGGTAACCTGGGTTCCGACCCTGCTCACCTATAAGGCGCAGGGCTACGATTTCGTCGAAGTAGCGCAAATCTATCAGAAGTCCGGTCTTTTGCTCATTGCGAAAAAGACTTCCGGAATTTCTTCCGCGAAGGACATCACGGCTTCCACGAAGGTGGGAAACTGGGGATTGGGGAACGAATACGAGGTCAAGGCGCTGCTGCAGAAGCTCGGACTGCCGACAGGCTACACCAACCAGGATTTCACCATGAACGGTTTTCACCGGGGAGACATCGATCTTGCTTCCGCGATGACCTACAACGAATACGGCCTGGTAATAAACAGCTATCAGGGAGCGCTCGGCTACGGCAAAGACAATGTTACCGTCATCGACATGAATGCCGAAGGCGTCGCGATGATGGAAGACTGCCTGTTCGTTTCCAAGGAATGGCTGAGCGACAAGAAAAACGAAGACAAGCTCGTCAGGTTCCTGAGAGCGTCCCTGAAGGGCTGGAAGACGGCTTGCGAAGACACCGACAAGGCGGCTGAAATCGTAATGAAGGCCGGTTCGAGCATTTCGCTCGAGCACCAGAAGTTCATGGCGGCGGAGGTAAAAAAACTCGTGTCGCCCGATGCAGCGCCGATCGGATCCTTTAATCAGGCGAAGCTCGCTCAAACGCTGGACTTGACTCAGCGCTACGCTGAACTGGGCGACTCGAGCGCGATGAAAGCCCTGAAGGCCATGAAGCTGACCGATTTATACACTGATACATACTACCAGCTCGCCGCGAAATAA
- the hydA gene encoding dihydropyrimidinase — translation MDVIIRNGTVVTAAESYIADVGIKDGKIAAVGAGLEDPGARIVEAKGLLVLPGAIDAHTHLAMPFGGTVSADDYRSGTTAALCGGVTTVIDYAIQRKGAGIIETVEKRRALAEEQACADFAFHCAVTDLNGGAVLEEFRKAVEYGVTSLKCFMVYKKEGMMVDDGTLAKVLLKAKETGMLVNIHAENPDLIDLRVAQFLAEGKTSPWHHYLSRPEFVEAEADIRAIHLAKNLGTPLYIVHLANEEGAAAVTKARDEGYDIIAETCPQYLQFTSDVYKREDGRNFVCSPPIKGEESRNALWDALRRGDISVVATDHCPFQSFEKDWGKDDFTKIPNGCGGIEQMYPYMLSAAGEGKITYEKAVEVCAANPARLFGCTGKGSIAVGKDADIVLYDPALDYTVTAAASNSNCDHTIWEGTTLTGYPVQTWLRGNLVYDRGEFLGKPGDGRFIRRALRK, via the coding sequence ATGGATGTCATCATTCGGAACGGAACAGTCGTTACCGCCGCGGAATCGTATATCGCGGACGTAGGAATAAAGGACGGCAAAATCGCCGCCGTGGGCGCGGGCCTTGAAGATCCCGGCGCGCGCATCGTCGAAGCGAAAGGTCTTTTAGTGTTGCCCGGCGCGATCGATGCGCATACCCATCTCGCGATGCCGTTCGGAGGCACCGTCTCCGCCGACGACTACCGGTCGGGAACAACCGCGGCTTTATGCGGAGGAGTTACGACCGTCATCGATTACGCGATTCAGAGAAAAGGCGCCGGCATCATCGAAACAGTGGAGAAGCGGAGGGCGCTCGCTGAAGAACAGGCCTGCGCCGATTTCGCCTTCCACTGCGCGGTGACCGATCTCAACGGGGGCGCCGTTCTCGAAGAATTTCGCAAAGCCGTCGAGTACGGAGTCACCAGCCTGAAGTGCTTCATGGTGTACAAGAAAGAAGGAATGATGGTCGACGACGGAACCCTGGCGAAGGTTCTGCTCAAGGCGAAAGAAACAGGAATGCTGGTGAACATACACGCCGAAAATCCCGACCTCATCGATCTGAGAGTCGCCCAGTTTCTCGCGGAGGGAAAAACATCGCCCTGGCACCATTATTTGAGCCGTCCGGAATTCGTGGAGGCGGAGGCGGACATCAGAGCGATACACCTCGCGAAAAACCTGGGAACGCCGTTGTACATCGTGCACCTCGCAAACGAAGAAGGCGCCGCTGCAGTCACGAAGGCAAGGGATGAAGGATACGACATTATCGCTGAAACCTGCCCGCAGTATCTTCAATTCACCAGCGACGTATATAAAAGAGAAGACGGTCGCAATTTCGTCTGTTCCCCGCCGATCAAGGGAGAGGAAAGCAGGAATGCGTTATGGGACGCCTTGCGGCGCGGAGACATTTCCGTCGTAGCGACAGACCACTGTCCCTTCCAGAGCTTTGAAAAAGACTGGGGGAAGGACGACTTTACCAAGATACCGAACGGATGCGGAGGAATAGAACAGATGTATCCGTACATGCTGAGCGCGGCCGGCGAAGGAAAAATTACGTATGAAAAAGCGGTGGAAGTGTGCGCGGCGAACCCTGCCAGACTATTCGGCTGTACGGGGAAAGGTTCAATAGCGGTCGGAAAAGACGCGGACATAGTGCTCTACGACCCGGCTTTGGATTATACCGTGACCGCGGCCGCATCCAATTCGAATTGCGATCACACCATTTGGGAAGGAACTACGCTGACCGGATATCCGGTTCAAACATGGCTCCGCGGAAACCTGGTCTACGACCGCGGCGAATTCCTGGGCAAACCGGGAGACGGACGCTTCATTCGGCGCGCCCTACGTAAGTAG
- the preA gene encoding NAD-dependent dihydropyrimidine dehydrogenase subunit PreA — MNFIIEGKKGVLIPRDEAARCLLCHDAPCASACPKGQDPARFLRAVRFDREKGSCSHMAECDDCAECGSPCEKACIHRDFPLRIRETRNAVMKKFGAGAVRQDEGPDLSVEFCGVKCQNPFFLSSSVVASGYEMCAQAFRAGWAGVVYKTIGFIMPEEVSPRFAAIGKEGTPFIGFRNLEQISDRPLQENLETLRRLKTDFTDKVIVSSIMGRDEYEWTQLALMSDKAGADLIECNFSCPHMSGKSLGSDVGQDPALVARYTAAARRGTGKPIIAKMTPNIGNMEIPALAAVEAGAAALAAINTIKSITALDLGSFAAEPAVAGLSSVSGYSGKAVKPIALRFIHDMAKHAELKTIPLSGMGGIETWRDAAEFIALGCGNLQVTTAVMQYGYRIIDDLIGGLKAFLAESGLESVDELKGKALGGLVNADKLDRKTIVFPAFNAELCVGCGRCMISCRDGGHQAILWTENRQPKLDGSKCVGCHLCSTVCPVGAIGMANRIPKPKKQQKKNDDDGQNSIRSAS, encoded by the coding sequence ATGAACTTTATTATAGAAGGAAAAAAAGGAGTGCTGATTCCAAGAGACGAAGCGGCACGATGCCTGTTGTGCCACGACGCGCCGTGCGCTTCCGCCTGCCCGAAGGGACAGGATCCTGCGCGCTTTCTCAGAGCGGTGCGTTTCGACCGGGAAAAGGGATCGTGCTCTCATATGGCCGAATGCGATGACTGCGCCGAATGCGGATCGCCGTGCGAAAAAGCGTGCATCCATCGGGATTTTCCCCTGCGCATACGGGAAACCAGGAACGCGGTGATGAAAAAATTCGGAGCGGGCGCTGTCCGGCAGGATGAAGGACCGGACTTGAGCGTGGAATTTTGCGGAGTCAAATGCCAGAACCCCTTCTTTCTTTCTTCATCAGTCGTAGCCTCGGGTTACGAAATGTGCGCGCAAGCTTTTCGAGCGGGATGGGCGGGCGTCGTCTACAAAACGATCGGCTTCATCATGCCGGAGGAAGTATCTCCGCGATTCGCCGCCATCGGCAAAGAAGGGACGCCTTTCATCGGATTCAGGAATCTCGAACAGATATCCGATCGGCCCCTGCAGGAAAACCTCGAAACGCTCAGAAGATTGAAAACTGATTTTACGGACAAGGTAATCGTTTCATCCATCATGGGCCGGGACGAATACGAATGGACCCAGCTCGCTCTCATGTCGGACAAGGCGGGAGCCGATTTGATCGAATGCAACTTTTCCTGTCCTCACATGTCGGGCAAGTCGCTCGGCTCCGACGTCGGGCAGGATCCGGCTCTCGTCGCGCGGTACACAGCAGCGGCCCGAAGAGGCACGGGAAAGCCGATCATCGCGAAGATGACTCCGAACATCGGCAACATGGAAATACCGGCCCTTGCGGCCGTCGAAGCGGGAGCCGCCGCTCTGGCCGCGATCAACACGATTAAAAGCATCACCGCTTTGGATCTGGGCAGCTTCGCGGCGGAACCGGCGGTAGCGGGGCTTTCATCCGTATCGGGATATTCGGGAAAAGCGGTAAAACCAATCGCGCTGCGGTTCATCCACGACATGGCCAAGCATGCGGAACTCAAGACTATTCCGTTGAGCGGGATGGGCGGCATTGAAACATGGAGGGATGCGGCGGAGTTCATCGCGCTGGGATGCGGAAACCTTCAGGTGACGACAGCCGTCATGCAGTACGGCTACCGGATAATCGACGATCTGATCGGCGGCCTTAAGGCGTTTCTTGCGGAAAGCGGACTGGAAAGCGTTGACGAGCTGAAAGGGAAAGCCCTCGGAGGACTCGTAAACGCCGACAAGCTCGACCGTAAAACCATCGTATTCCCCGCGTTCAACGCCGAACTCTGCGTCGGATGCGGACGATGCATGATCTCCTGCAGAGACGGCGGACATCAGGCTATTCTCTGGACAGAAAATCGACAGCCGAAACTTGACGGCTCGAAGTGCGTCGGATGCCATCTGTGCTCGACCGTATGCCCCGTCGGGGCCATCGGAATGGCGAACAGGATTCCCAAGCCGAAAAAACAACAGAAAAAGAACGACGACGACGGACAGAACAGCATAAGGAGCGCATCATGA